ACGCTTCTGTCGGCCCTGGCCATCCTCCTCCTCCAGCGTCACGCCCAGAAGGATCTCCTCATCGGGCGCCTCCGGCGCGAGGTGGAGGAGCGTCTTTCGGCCGAACGATCGGAGAGGGAGGCCCGGGCCCGGGCTCAGGATCTGGCGGCCAGGGCCGAGGAGGCCAGCGTGGCCAAAAGCCGCTTCCTGGCCAACATGAGCCATGAGATCCGGACGCCCCTCAACGCCGTCCTGGGGATGACGGAGCTTCTTCTCGACACCGATCTGGACGAGCGGCAGAGGCGCTTCGCCGAGATCGTCCGCACCGGAGGCGACAGCCTGCTGGCCCTCATCGACGATGTCCTCGATTTCTCCAAGATCGAGGCCGGCCGTCTCGAAGTGGAGTCCATCCCCTTCCACCTTCCCTCCCTCGTGGAGGAGACGGCGGAGATGCTGGCCTTCAAGGCGTCCGAGAAGGGGCTGGCCTTCTCGGCCCGTCTCGACGGGGACGTCCCCGAGCGGGTCCGGGGCGATCCCAACCGCCTTCGCCAGGTCCTCGTCAATCTGCTGAACAACGCCGTCAAGTTCACGCCCTCCGGGGAGATCGGCCTTCACGCCTCTCCCGAAGGCCGATCGGGCGAGACGGTGACGATCCGCTTCGCCGTCCGCGACAGCGGCATCGGCATCTCTCCGGGCCGAGTCGCCTCCCTTTTCGACGCCTTCGAGCAGGCCGACGCCTCGACGACGCGCCTCTACGGCGGAACGGGACTGGGACTGGCCATCTGCAAACTCCTCGTCGAGCGGATGGGAGGGCGCATCGGCGTGGAGAGCAGCCCCGGCCGAGGGTCGCTTTTCTGGTTCACGCTCCCCTTCCGGATCGAAGGGGGAACGAAGGGGGAAGGGGACGGAACGGTCGCCCCCGATCTGGCGGGGAAGAGGATCCTCGTCGTCGACGGCGATCTGACCGATCTCCTCTCCCTCTCCCAACAGCTCGACCGGCGGGGCTTTGCGGCCACCCGGGCCACGGACGGCGCCACGGCCCTGGCGATGCTCCGCGAAGGCTTCGACGGGGGAGCACCCTTCGATGTCGTCGTCACGGCTCCCTCCATGACCGACAGGGAGGGGCGCGACCTGCCCCGGCTTCTCGGGGACGACCCCGATCTGGCACCCACGCCGATTGTCTTTCTCGCTCCGGCCGGGGCGACGGTCGACGCCGACGCCCTCGAAGGGGCGGGGTTCTCGGCCTGCCTTTCCAAGCCCGTCAAGAGCTCGGCCCTGCTTCAGACTCTGACCTCCCTCCTCCGCGACGAGGGGCTTCCCCCCGGCGGAGAGCGGCCCCAAAGGGACGAGGGGAGCGTCTCGATCCGTGGCGGGAGGACCCTCCTTCTCGTCGAGGACAACGACGTCAACGCCCAGGTCGCCCTGGCCATGCTGGCCCGGCTGGGGCTGACGGCCCGGCGCGTCGCCGACGGAAGCCGCGCCGTCGACGCCGCCCGGGAGGAGGCCTACGATATGATCTTCATGGACATTCAGATGCCCGTCATGGACGGCTTCGAGGCCACGGCCCGCATCCGTGAGGAGGAGAGACGCTCGGCGGGGACGAAGAGGGCCGTCATCGTGGCCATGACGGCCCACGCTCTGGCCGGCTACCGCCGCCAATGCCTCGACGCGGGCATGGACGACTACGTGACCAAGCCCATCGCCTTTAAGGAGCTGAAAGAGATCGTGATCCGTCACCTCAGTGACGCACCGCCTCCGGAGGAGAGACCGGAGAGGGCCCTTCCCCCGGCCGAGACGGAGACGCCCCTCTTCGACAGGTCCGACGCCCTGTTCCGCGTCGGCGGCGACGAGGCCTTCCTGGCCGAGATGCTCCACCTCTTCGTCGCCACCCACGGCGACGACGTGGCCGCGCTGAGAGGAGCCGACGCGGCGGCCGACGCCGTCGCCGCCGCCGATCGGGCCCACGGCGTGAAAGGCGCGTCGGGCAATCTGGGGCTGCGGCGCCTCATGGAGGAGGCGCGGCGCGTGGAGCGGGCCTTCAAGGAGGGCCGAGGCGAGGCCTCCGATCTGGAAAGCCTGGCGACCCTCCTCGAAGAGACGCTGGCCGTCGCCGAGAAAGCCGCCGAGTCGATCGAAAGCGGCCTCTGAGCGCCGTAAAGGCGACAGAGGAAGAAAGGAGACGAGGGGAAAATGCTCGTTCTGGGACACAGGGGAGCCTCGGGCTACGCCCCGGAGAACACGGCATCGGCCTTCAGGAAGGCCTTGGCCTTAGGCGGTGACGGCTTCGAGCTCGACGTCCAGAGGACCAGGGACGGCGTCGTCGTCGTCCATCACGACTGGTCCCTTCTTCGGACGACGGGAACGCCGTCCTTCATCGCCGATCGGACCTACGGCGAGATCGCCGGCCTCGACGCCGGTTCCTGGTTTTCCGAGGCCTTCAGGGGAGAACCCGTTCCCCGCCTCGACGACGTGCTGGACCTGACGCCGCCGGACCGCATCGTCAACGTGGAGATCAAAAGCCGTGCCGGCGACGCCCCCGGGCTGGAGGAATCCGTCGTCGCCCTTCTGGAGGCCCGGGGACGGCTGGAAGAGACGATCGTCTCCTCCTTCAACCACGCCAGCCTGAGACGGCTGGGAGAGATCGCCCCCTCCCTTAGGCTGGGCCTGCTCTACGACGGAGTCCTCCTCAATCCCTGGGACTATGCCCGCAGGGAAGGGCTCCGGCTCTACAGCCTCCACCCGGCGGAGGAGTACCTGTCGGCCGACCAGGTCCGTCGGGCCCACGAAGAGGGGCTCCGCGTCGCCTGCTGGACGGTCAACGACGGCGACCGGGCCCGGGAGCTGGAATCCTTCGGCGTCGACATGGTCATCACCAACTACCCCGACCGCTGCCGGCCCTCCCGCCCCTGAAAGCGGGCGCGGGCAAAGTCCTGCGCTCCCGGGAAAGGCCACGGCTCAACCCTTCGATCCGGCAGGCGAGGAGACGGCTAGGCTCCGAACCTCCGCCGCGGCGCGGGGTTGCCCTTGCTGGGAGCGCGGCCCGATGCGGCGGCGCGCGGGACGGGTTTATCGTCCCGGAGGGTTTCCGCCCCGAAGGCCGCCGCTGCCGCGACAGCGACGACAGGCGAAAACCCTCCGCCCCTTCGGGGCGGGCGCGGGCAAGGATGCCCACGCTCCCAGCAAAGGCCACGACACAACCCTTCCGATCCGGCGAAGCGCGGGACGGGTTTATCGTCCCGGAGGGTTTCCGCCCCGAAGGCCGTCACTGCCGCGACAGCGACGACAGGCGAAAACCCTCCGCCCCTTCGGGGCGGGCGCGGGCAGAGTCCTGAGCTCCCAGCAAAAACCACGGAACCCAACCCTCCGATCCGGCGGCGCGGAGACGACTACGCTCCGAAACCCAGCCGCGGCGCGGGGTTGCCCTTGCTGGGAGCGCGGCCCGATGCGGCGGCGCGCGGGACGGGTTTATCGTCCCGGAGGGTTTCCGCCCCGAAGGCCGTCACTGCCGCGACAGCGACGACAGGCGAAAACCCTCCGCCCCTTCGGGGCGGGCGCGGGCAAAGTCCTGAGCTCCCAGCAAAAACCACGGAACCCAACCCTCCGATCCGGCGGCGCGGAGGTGGTTACGCTCCGAAACCCAGCCGCGGCGCGGGGTTGCCCTTGCTGGGAGCGCGGCCCGATCCGGCGGGCGCGGGCAAGGTTCTGCGCTCCCGGCAAAGGTTCCGGCGCAACCCTTCGAGCCGGGGAGGGTTTTTCGTTACGAAACTGTTACTCGGAGACAACTATTAAGTTACGCCTTTTCCATATACTTTCACCCACCCCTTCGATATACTTTTTTCCGGAGAGTTGGGCGAAAAGAGCCAAACTCCAGTGAGCCCGTCGTGATCTGAAGTCTGTCGCGTGGGACGGAATGCCGTCGGACAGTCCGGAACCAGGGGGAATTCAGAACAGGAGGAATCGGGTCATGAAGAGAGTTTCGCTTTTGCCGTTGCTTCTCGTCACGCTGCTTTTCCCGTTTTTCACCGCAGAGGCCTCGGCGGCCCCGAAGAAGGCGGTGGTGCGGGTCATCACCTGGTCGGGCTACGCCCCCCAGGAGCTCCTCGACGCGTTCACGACCGAGACGGGATATCCCGTGGAGGTGACGCTGAGCAACAACGAGGAGATGATCAGCAAGCTCCGGGCCACGCGGGGCGGCGGCTTCGATCTGGCCCAGCCCTCGCAGGACCGCATCTCCTCCGTCGTGGAGCAGTACGGCCTCTATCAGGCCATCGACTTCTCCCGCATCGACGAGGGGCAGATCGATCCCTCTCTCCTCAAGGCCGTCAAGGAGAACACCCTGGTCAAGGGCCAGTCCTACGCCGTGCCTCACGTCTACGGGACGGAGGGACTCGTCGTCAACCGGGCCAAGGCGCCTGACATCAAAGATTTCAAGGATCTTCTCGATCCCAAGTACGCCGGCCGCGTCTCCTACCGCCTCAAGCGCCCGACCCTGATCGGCATGGGCTTCTCCCTGGGGCACAACCCCTTCGCCCTCTACGGCGACAAGGGGGCCTACCAGAAGTTCCTCGACGCGATGGAGACGACCCTCATCGGCGCCAAGCCTTCGGTGAAGACCTACTGGGACAACGGCGACCAGCTCCTCCAGCTCCTCCGCTCCGGCGAGGTCTGGGCCGCCTCGGCCTGGGAGCAGGCCGGATGGAAGCTCCACGGCGAGAACCCGGACATCGACTACATCGCCCCCGAGAGCGGCGCCCTGGGCTGGGTCGACACCTTCGCCATCCCCGCCCGCGCCGAGAACCTCGACGGCGCCTACGCCTACATCAACTTCATGCTCCGCCCCGAGAACGCCGCCTTCTTCACCAACCGCGAGACCTACGGGACGGCCTCGAAAGAGGCGGTGAACTTCCTCGATCCCGAGATCAAGGCCAATTTCACCCGGGGCCTTCCACCCGAGGTCCTGGCCAAGGTCAACTGGTACCCTCCCGTCCCCTCGGGCATCGAGGAGCTTGAGGGACGGACGCTCGACAAGATCAAGGCAGCCCGGTAAGGGCCACCCATCCCACAGCCACCGGCGGCCTCCGGGCCACCGGTGGCGCCGTCGAGGAGGCCCGCCATGGCCATGGCCCTTTCCGTTCGCGATCTCGTCAAGACCTTCGGCTCCTTCACCGCCGTCGATCACGTCTCCTTCGACGTCGAAGAGGGAAAGTTCTTCTCCATCCTGGGACCGTCGGGCTGCGGCAAGACGACGCTGCTCCGGATGATCGCCGGGTTTCTCCGGCAGGACAGGGGAACGATCCTTTTCGACGGGGAGGACATGAGCGACAGGGCGCCCAACAGGCGCCCCGTCAATCTGGTGTTCCAGAATCTGGCCCTCTTTCCCATGATGAACGTCTTCGAGAACGTCGCCTTCGGACTGCGCCGACGGGGGGAGAGGGGACCGGCCCTGGAGGGCAAGGTCCGTGACATGCTCGAACGGGTCGGCCTGCCCGAGGCGGGGGGGAAGCGGATCGACCAGCTCTCGGGCGGCCAGAGGCAGCGCATCGCCATCGCCCGCTGTCTCGTCCTGGACCCCACGGTGCTCCTTCTCGACGAGCCCCTGGGCGCCCTCGACGCCAAGCTGCGCGAACACATGAAGATCGAGCTCAAGGCCCTCCAGGCCCAGGTGGGGACGACGTTCGTCTACATCACCCACGATCAGTCGGAGGCCCTGGTCATGAGCGACGCCGTGGCCGTGATGAACGGCGGGCGCTTCGAGCAGATCGGGACGCCCCAGGAGCTCTACCGCCATCCGAAATCGTCCTTCGTGGCCCAGTTCGTCGGCAGCAACAACCGGCTTTCCGTCCGGCTCGTCCACGACGGCTCGGGGAGGCCGGCGGCCCGCTACGGCGATTTCGATCTGCGCCTTTCCGGGGCGGAGCCCCTCGACGGGACGGAGGCCGATCTGTTCATCCGCCCCGAGGCCGTGGAGATCGAGCCGGAGGGGACCGATTTCGACGTTCTGAGGGGCACCGTCAGGGCCCTTCTTTTCGACGGAGGCAACAGCCGCCTTCTCGTCCGCCCCGAGGGGACCGACGACGAGCTTCTCGTGGCTCTGCCCCAGACGGGGCGCCACGACACCGTCAAAGTCGGCGATTCCCTCCGCATCGGCTGGATCCCCTCGTCGTCGCGCTGCTTCGAGAAAAGGGGGCGATGAGGGACCGTGAAGACAGGCCGCGCCCTCAACTGGGGTTTCCTCTTCTTTTTCCTGCCCGTGGCTCTCTGGCTGGCCCTTCTCATCGCGCTGCCCCACCTGGAGCTGCTCCGCCTCTCCTTCACCTCCGGAACGGGGGCACCGACGCTGGCCAACTACAGGGCCTTTTTCGCCGAGCCCATCTACTGGCTCACCTTCGTCAGGACGGCCCTTTACGCGATCCTGGTGACGGCCATCGTCACGGCCGTCGCCCTGCCCATCGCCTTCTACGTCACCAAGGTCGCCGACGTCCGCGTCGGCGGCTTTCTCACCGTGCTCCTTCTCGTCCCCTTCTGGGTCAGCGAGCTGGTCCGCGTCTACGGCTGGATCATCCTCCTCCGCGAGAGCGGCGTCCTCAACCGCCTCCTGACGGCCCTGGGCCTGCTCGCCGAGCCCGTCGAGATGCTCTACAACGACGTCACCATGGTCATGGGTCTCGTCTACACGAGCATGCTCTTCATGATCGTCCCCCTCGTCGGCGTCATGGACGATCTCGACGACGCCCTCATCGAGGCGGCCTACGACCTCGGCGCCTCGAAGGGGGCCATCTGGCGCACCATCATCATCCCCCACTGCGCGCCGGGCCTCGTCTCGGGAGGCATCATCGTCTTCATGCTCGTTCTGGGCAGCTATCTGACGCCGAATCTCATGGGAGGCAAGAACTCCCTCTGGTTCACGGAGCAGATCTACAACCAGATCATCCTCTACTTCAACTGGAACCAGGGGGCGGCCTTCGGCTTCCTCCTCCTGGCTCTTTCGTCGCTCATCGTCTGGGCGGCCCTGAAGGTGACGGGCCAGAAATTCCGGGAGGTCATCCGATGATCCGGACCCTCCCCTCCTCGCGACGGTACCGCCTGACTTTCCGCCTTTTCGTGGCCCTCTACTTCCTCCTCCTCTTCGCCCCTCTCGTCGTGACGATGGTGCTGGCCTTCAACGATTCTCTCTTCCCCTCCCTGCCCTGGGAGGGCTTCACCCTCGACTGGTTTTTCGGCGAGGGGCCGCGGAAGTACGGCATCTTCCACGACAGGACCAACCTGCGCAGCCTGGCCGTCTCCTTCCGCCTGGCCCTGATCGTGACGGCCCTCTCCACCTTTCTCGGGACCTGCGCGGCCTTCCTCTTCGAGCAGGAGGAGTTCCCCTTCAAGGGAGCCCTCTACTTCCTCATGCTCGCCCCCCTCGTCATCCCCGGCGTCATCTTGGGCATCTCCATCCTCATGTTCGCCAACTCCCTGGGACTGGCCGTGGAAAACCGTTTCGACCTCTACGTCTCCTCCCTCGGCCCCGGCTTTCCCCTCATGGCGCTGGGCCAGGCCTCGTTCATCTCCACCATCGTGGCCCTCGTCGTCGCGGCGAGGCTGAAGAAGTTCGACCGCTCCCTGGAGGAGGCCGCCTACAACCTGGGAGCCAACAGGGCCCAGGTCCTCCGCTTCGTCACCCTCCCCTACCTGCGTCCCTCCATCCTGGGGGGGGCGGCCATGGCCTTCCTCCTCTCCTTCGAGAACTTCAACACCACCCTTTTCCTGGCCGGGTCGCAGGCGACGCTGCCCATCAACATGTACATGCAGGTCCGTGACGGCTCGACGCCGGTGATCAACGCCATCTCCCTTCTGCTGATCCTGGGGGCGTCCCTTTTCGCCGTGGCGAACCTCTACGGCCGCAGGAAGACCGAGCCCTGACGGACCGACGAAAAGAGAAGGAGAAGCGGCCGGTCCCTGAAGGGACCGGCCGCTTCTCCTTCTCAGGCAGGACGGGAGGAAGCCGACGGCCTCCCCCGGCCCGCCGCGGCGACGAGGACCTCAGGAACGGCGGCCGACGGGGAGCAGACCGGCCCCGTCGTCGATGCGGAAACGGCGGAGAAGGTCGCGCATCCGCTCGGCCCCCTCGGCCATGGACTGAGACTCGCGTCCCACGCCCGAACCGGCATGGGCCAGCTCCTCCGTGCTGTGGCGGATCGTCTGGGAGCTTTCGGCCATCTCGACGGTGCTCTTCGAGACCTGGTCGACGGCGCTGGCCATCTCCTCGCTGGAGGCCGCCTGTTCCTGGGCGGCGGCGGCGATGGTCTGCATGAGGTCGTTGATGCGCTCCACGTCGGCCAGGGCCCGGTTGAGTTTGTCGCGGGCCTGCTGGGCCTTTTCGGCCGTCTCCGTCATCCGCTCCCCCGTCTGGCGCGCTCCCGCCGTCGAGGCGTCGGCGCTGACCTTGAGGGAATCGATGAGCCCTCCGATCTCGCGGGCCGCCTGGTTGGACTCCTCGGCCAGCTTGCGGACCTCTTCGGCGACGACGGCGAAGCCCCGTCCCGCCTCTCCGGCCCGGGCCGCCTCGATGGCGGCGTTGAGGGCCAGAAGGTTCGTCTGGTCGGCGATGGCCGAGATGGTCGTCACGAATCCGGCGATGGCCGAGACGGATCGGACGAGGGCCTCCATGTCCTTCAGAGAGGCGGCGCTGATCTGGCCGACCTTGACGACGTCGGTGATGACCGAATCGACGACGGAGACGGCCTCCTCCGTCGCCGCCCGCGTCACGTGCGAGGCCTCGGCCCCCTCCGTCGAGGACTGAGCGGCACTCGTGGCCGACGAGGCCACCTCCTCGATGGAGGCATTGGCCTCCTCCAGGGCGGCGGCGTTCGACTGGGCCAGGTCGGCCACCTGACCGACGACATGCTTGATCTCCGAGACGGAGGCGTTGGCCTCCTCGGCCAGAGCCGCCAGGGACTGGGCCGTCTGGCCGTTCCTGTCGGCCTCGCCCAGGACGGCGGCGATCGTCTCCCTCTGGGCCGCGACCATGCGGGCCAGGGCGTCGGCCATCTGGCCCAGCTCGTCCCGGGACGAGGCGGCGAAATCCTCCCGCTTCAACGTCAGGTCCCCCTCGCCCAGCTTCTCCGTCGCCGCCTTCATGGAGGCGATCCCCCTCGACAGCCCCCGGACGACGACGGCGACGATGGAAGCCGTCACGACGAGGGCCAGAGCGGCGACGAGCAGCAGGATCGTCGTGAGGCCGTGGACCATGGCCGTGATCTCCGAGACGGGAAAGAGGATGCCCAGCGAGTAGCCCCTCCGCGTCGGCACGTAGAACATCTGGCGCTCCTCGCCCTCGTACGTGTAGGTGTCGAAGCCGCTGGCCCCGGCCGTCATCCTCTCGCCGATCTTCCGAAGCGGCTCGGGGAAGGAGGGATCCTTGAGGATGTTGGCCTTCAGGACCTTCTCCCTGTCGTGATAGGCGACGAGGACGCCGCTGGGAAGAACGAGAAGGCCGCTCCCCTTGCCGAAGACCTTCAGGCCCGCTATGGCCTCGCTCATGGCGCCGACGTTCATGTCGGCCACGACGACGGCCAGGGGCTTCCCTCCGTCGTCGTAGACGGCCGTCGAGACGGAGATGTTCATGGTGTGGTTGATCTGCTCCTCGAAGGGCTCGGAGAAGACGACGACGCCCCTGCCGGCGGCCAGAGCCGACGCGTACCAGGGGCGGGTGCGGGCGTCGTAGCCCTCGGGGGCCTTCCATCGGGCGCCGTCGGCCAGCTCGCCCGTCCCGGCCAGGCCGACGCGGAAGCTGCCGATGCCCTTCTCCCTGGCCCCTTCGGTGAGGGCCACGACGAGGTCTTCCACCGCCGCGCGGTCGGAGAGGTCGAGACGGGTCATGGCGTGGCGCACCGATTCGGCGGCCACGAGGACCATCGCCTCGATCCTGTCGAACTGGCCGTCGATGTTCTCGGCCGAAGTGCGGACGACTTCCGACCCCGCCGTGTTGACGAGTCCCCTGACGATGGTCCCGCCGCGATAGTAGGTCGTCGCGGCCATGACGGCGATCACCGCCAGGACGACGACCGCCATGCCGATCAGCTTGCCTCGAATGGTCATGATCTATCCCTCCGTTCTTCCGTCGCCGTGTCCCTGAGGTCGGCGAGTCTCCTTTCCTCGGGTCCGAAAGCCGGGGAAGCGACGGGTGCCCTGGGGAAATCGTCCGGATGCCGCCGTCCCGCAGGCGGGCGGCGGGCTCCGGTGAGGCGCTTCGGTCATTCCCCCCGATCGCCGGAAAAACGGCTCCGGTCCCGTCGGGAGGCGGGCACCTTGATGGATGATACGATTGTCTTTCGAGAGAACGGGAAAGGCGTCCCTTCGCCCACGACGGGGAGCCCCTCGGACGGTCAGAGAGAGCGGGAGATTTCCCCGAACCGGTCGGCGCAGCTCAGGAAGAGGGCGACGACGGCCGGATCGAAATGGCTGCCGCCCCCTCCGACGATGACGGAGAGGGCCTCGTCGTGGCCCATGGGCTCGTGGTAGGGGCGCTCCGTGACGAGGGCGTCGTAGACATCGGCCACGGCCATGAGACGGGCCGAAAAGGGGATGGCCTCGCCCTTCAGGCCCTGGGGATAGCCCGTGCCGTCCCATCGCTCGTGGTGGTATTCGACGATCTCCCGGGCATAGGGGATGAAGGAGGCCTTTCCCAGAATGGCCTCGACCCTCTCGAGGATGCGGGCGCCGATGAGAGGGTGCTGCTTGATGACGTCGAACTCCTCCTTCGTCAGCCTTCCCGGCTTGAGGAGGATGGCGTCGGGGACGCCCACCTTGCCCACGTCGTGCAGCGCCGCCGACTGCCAGACCAGGTCGACGTGTTCCGGAGGATAGAGCGTCGCCGCTCCCGAGGTCTCCAGAAGAAGCCTCACGTAGGCCTTGGTCCTCTCGATATGGGCGCCCGTCCCTCCGTCGCGCGACTCGGCCAGGATGGCCATGCTGCCGATGATGGCCTCCTGATGACGCTCCAGCTCGGCGGCCCGACAGGCCAGGCGGGACTCGGCCTCTCTCTCGCCCGTCACGTCGCGGATGAGGGCGACGCAGCTTCCGTCCTCGACGGGAGAGAAACGGGTCCGGTAGCTTCGGTGACGCCCCTCGACGGAAAAGGTGCCGCTGAAACTCTTGACCTCTCCCGACGAAAGGCAACGTCGGTAGGTCCGATAGTGGCGCTCCAGCTCCTCCGCCTCGAGGAACTCCTCCACCCGGTGGCCGACGACTCCCTCGCCGAGAGGGAAGGACGCTTCTTCCGGAACGTGGCCGTAACGGATGAATCCGTCGCCGTCGACGACGAAAAGGGGATCGGTCAGGGCCTCGACGATGGCGGCGCTGCGGCTTCGCTCCCGGCGCAGCTCCTCTTCGAGATCGAGGCAGCGCCGCCGGAGCCGAGAAAGACCGAGGGCCCTTCCGGCGGCCCTGGACGAGGTCATCGGAAAGGCCCCTTCCCTGGGACCATGACAGACTGTGAAAAAACCGGAAGGCACCCCGCCTCACGACGGGAGAGGAGGGATCGGATCCGCCTCCCCGGCTTTCTTCCTCCCGGGCCGCGAAAGGCCCGGCCGGGAAGAGAGCCGCCGCAAGGCGCCTCCCCCGTCGCGGAGCCGAAAGACGAGACCGGAGCCTCCGGCCCCTCCCCCCGGCCGCGGCGGAGCCTCTCGGCCGCCACGCCGACACCGCAGAGGACGTCGTCTTCTGCCGGCCCGCCGGCCCTCTTTTCACGCTCTCTCCGTCGATCCATGGGCGCCTCCCGTGTCTCCACAAAGAGGGCCCCTCTTCCCCGCGCCGGACACCGCGCAGAAGAAATCACCGTCCGGCCGAAGAAAGGCCCCTTCCGGAATCGAATCTGCCGACACCTCATGGATTATATCCATTCTGGACGCAATAACGCAAGCCGATATGGCGTTTAATGACACTTCGGATGACATCCCACTCCCGAAGCGTCTCTTTGGGATGTCTTCCGCTCTGGTAGCCTCTTAGTTGAATCTCTATGAATGGGAGAGTGACATCCATGAATTTCGGCAACCGCATCAAGGCCTGTCGCACTCGGTTGGGGCTTTCCCGGACGGCCCTCGCCTCCCGGCTCGGCGTGATCGGAAACACCGTCTACCGTTGGGAGAAGGGCGAGCGATCTCCCGACCAGGCCATGATCGTCCGCCTCGCTCAGGCTCTCGATACCTCCGTCGCCTACCTCATGGAGGAGACGGACGACAGCCGTTCCGTCGGCACCCGACAGAAAGAGCCGGTCTCCGCAGAGACCGGCCCCTGTTTCGAGAACAGTTTCCCCGACGGAGGAGGCGAAACGCCTCCTCTCACGTTGCCATCGGGACGGGTCCTGGCCGTCACGGCCCGCCAGAGCGAGGCCTACCGCCGCTGGGAGGGAAACCGCAGCCTCGACGCGACCCTCGCCGTCGCCGCGACCCTCGCCGTCCCCCTCATCGACCTCGTCCCCTCGCCTCCCTCCGTCGGGGACGACCGGACCAAGACCCAACGCGACCTCGCGCTGCTTTTGAGGACCCTGGCCGCCATCGAGGCCGATCGTCTGGCGCTGGGAAGGCTGGCCCGACGTCAGGACATCGACGGGCTTTCGGAGAATGACGCCCGGCACATTCTGGACGTCATTCTCGATTCGGCCCGATGGGTCCTCCACCAGACCCTTCAGTATCCCGTCAGGTAGGAGGAGGACGCACGGAGCCCCGAGGCCTCTCCTCGGGGCCCTTCCAGGAAGTCGCCGACGTCCCGATGGACGAGGGTCCGCCACTCGTCTTCGGTGAAGGGGAGGCGGCGCCGGGCCTCGTCGAGGGCCTCCCCCGTCGTCTCGACCCACCAGTCGCTGCCGAAGGCGACGCGGTCCAGCCCCCAGCGCCGGGCCATCGCGACGGCCCGGGCCAGCCCCGCCCCGTCGGCGACGGAAAGGCCCGGGATGGGCCTTTCGCAGGCCACCCCCGCCAGGTCGAGCCAGAGGCGGTGACGGCCCAGGGAGGGATCGGCCTCGAAGCGGCTAAGGATCGTCTCCAGCAGGGCCTCCGTGGCCTCGTCCCAGCCCCCCCCCGCCGCCGAGATGGGCCAACTGGACGCGCAGCTCGCCGTGCTCGGCCAGAAGGTCGACGAAAAGCTCCCCGTCTCGGGCACCGAAACGGGGGTTGCGGTTGCGGAAGTGGAGAAGGACGGGAATTCCTCTGGCCTCGGCCCGCTCGAGAACGGCATCGAGGGCCTTCCGGTCCCCGTCGCGCCTCAGATCGACGTCGGAGTTGGCCAGGTGCAGCTTGAGCCCCCTGAGGCCGAAGCGGTCGACGGCTTCGTCGACGGCCTCGGGAGCCCCCTCGATAAGAGGGTTGACGGAGGCGAATCCCACCAGGCGGGGGTGGATCAGGACCTGGAGGGCCGCGTAGGCGTTGCTCCTCCGCGTGTCGAACCGGGGATCGGAGGAGCCCATCTCGGCCATCGTCACGAGGTAGGCGTCGGAGAGGGCGAAGGCGCCGTCGAAACCGGCCTCGTCGAGGAGGGAGACGAGGGTCGCGCCCGACGACGTTTCGATGGTCCAGCCGTAGAGCTCGGGGCCGACAAGCCGCCTCAGGCGGTGGGCCGCCATGGGACTGAGCAGATGCATGTGGCGGTCGACGGCCTCTCGGGCCTCGGAGGGGAAGGGAACGGAAAGA
The DNA window shown above is from Aminithiophilus ramosus and carries:
- a CDS encoding amidohydrolase family protein, giving the protein MSLKVRSLFAALVLLSVPFPSEAREAVDRHMHLLSPMAAHRLRRLVGPELYGWTIETSSGATLVSLLDEAGFDGAFALSDAYLVTMAEMGSSDPRFDTRRSNAYAALQVLIHPRLVGFASVNPLIEGAPEAVDEAVDRFGLRGLKLHLANSDVDLRRDGDRKALDAVLERAEARGIPVLLHFRNRNPRFGARDGELFVDLLAEHGELRVQLAHLGGGGGLGRGHGGPAGDDP
- a CDS encoding HD domain-containing phosphohydrolase, with amino-acid sequence MTSSRAAGRALGLSRLRRRCLDLEEELRRERSRSAAIVEALTDPLFVVDGDGFIRYGHVPEEASFPLGEGVVGHRVEEFLEAEELERHYRTYRRCLSSGEVKSFSGTFSVEGRHRSYRTRFSPVEDGSCVALIRDVTGEREAESRLACRAAELERHQEAIIGSMAILAESRDGGTGAHIERTKAYVRLLLETSGAATLYPPEHVDLVWQSAALHDVGKVGVPDAILLKPGRLTKEEFDVIKQHPLIGARILERVEAILGKASFIPYAREIVEYHHERWDGTGYPQGLKGEAIPFSARLMAVADVYDALVTERPYHEPMGHDEALSVIVGGGGSHFDPAVVALFLSCADRFGEISRSL
- a CDS encoding ABC transporter permease; amino-acid sequence: MKTGRALNWGFLFFFLPVALWLALLIALPHLELLRLSFTSGTGAPTLANYRAFFAEPIYWLTFVRTALYAILVTAIVTAVALPIAFYVTKVADVRVGGFLTVLLLVPFWVSELVRVYGWIILLRESGVLNRLLTALGLLAEPVEMLYNDVTMVMGLVYTSMLFMIVPLVGVMDDLDDALIEAAYDLGASKGAIWRTIIIPHCAPGLVSGGIIVFMLVLGSYLTPNLMGGKNSLWFTEQIYNQIILYFNWNQGAAFGFLLLALSSLIVWAALKVTGQKFREVIR
- a CDS encoding helix-turn-helix domain-containing protein — its product is MNFGNRIKACRTRLGLSRTALASRLGVIGNTVYRWEKGERSPDQAMIVRLAQALDTSVAYLMEETDDSRSVGTRQKEPVSAETGPCFENSFPDGGGETPPLTLPSGRVLAVTARQSEAYRRWEGNRSLDATLAVAATLAVPLIDLVPSPPSVGDDRTKTQRDLALLLRTLAAIEADRLALGRLARRQDIDGLSENDARHILDVILDSARWVLHQTLQYPVR
- a CDS encoding ABC transporter permease, with protein sequence MIRTLPSSRRYRLTFRLFVALYFLLLFAPLVVTMVLAFNDSLFPSLPWEGFTLDWFFGEGPRKYGIFHDRTNLRSLAVSFRLALIVTALSTFLGTCAAFLFEQEEFPFKGALYFLMLAPLVIPGVILGISILMFANSLGLAVENRFDLYVSSLGPGFPLMALGQASFISTIVALVVAARLKKFDRSLEEAAYNLGANRAQVLRFVTLPYLRPSILGGAAMAFLLSFENFNTTLFLAGSQATLPINMYMQVRDGSTPVINAISLLLILGASLFAVANLYGRRKTEP
- a CDS encoding methyl-accepting chemotaxis protein, with the protein product MTIRGKLIGMAVVVLAVIAVMAATTYYRGGTIVRGLVNTAGSEVVRTSAENIDGQFDRIEAMVLVAAESVRHAMTRLDLSDRAAVEDLVVALTEGAREKGIGSFRVGLAGTGELADGARWKAPEGYDARTRPWYASALAAGRGVVVFSEPFEEQINHTMNISVSTAVYDDGGKPLAVVVADMNVGAMSEAIAGLKVFGKGSGLLVLPSGVLVAYHDREKVLKANILKDPSFPEPLRKIGERMTAGASGFDTYTYEGEERQMFYVPTRRGYSLGILFPVSEITAMVHGLTTILLLVAALALVVTASIVAVVVRGLSRGIASMKAATEKLGEGDLTLKREDFAASSRDELGQMADALARMVAAQRETIAAVLGEADRNGQTAQSLAALAEEANASVSEIKHVVGQVADLAQSNAAALEEANASIEEVASSATSAAQSSTEGAEASHVTRAATEEAVSVVDSVITDVVKVGQISAASLKDMEALVRSVSAIAGFVTTISAIADQTNLLALNAAIEAARAGEAGRGFAVVAEEVRKLAEESNQAAREIGGLIDSLKVSADASTAGARQTGERMTETAEKAQQARDKLNRALADVERINDLMQTIAAAAQEQAASSEEMASAVDQVSKSTVEMAESSQTIRHSTEELAHAGSGVGRESQSMAEGAERMRDLLRRFRIDDGAGLLPVGRRS